The Fructilactobacillus myrtifloralis genome segment AACCAGCCGCTGGGCAAGACGCAACGAAACGTGATATGAACTTTAAATTTGAAGAATAACTAACTAAAATGTCGGCCTGTGTAAAAGCAGGGCGTTATTTTCGCTTTGAGGAGGAGCACCATGAATTTACCAAATAAACTAACCATGTTTCGGATTGTTTTGATTCCAATTTTCATCCTGTTATTGGCACTCCCCGTTAGCATGGGGACCGTGGTTATATTGGGAACCATGATTCCCCTAAATCAGCTGTTAGCAGCGCTGGTATTTATCATTGCCGCCCTGACTGATTTCTTAGACGGCCAAATTGCGCGACGAGAACACCTCGTAACGAACTTTGGCAAGTTTGCGGATCCCTTAGCCGACAAAATGATTGTGATGTCAGCGTTCATTATGCTCGTGGGAGTAGGGGACAATAACGTGGCGGCTTGGATTGCAGCAATCATTGTTTGTCGGGA includes the following:
- the pgsA gene encoding CDP-diacylglycerol--glycerol-3-phosphate 3-phosphatidyltransferase; translation: MNLPNKLTMFRIVLIPIFILLLALPVSMGTVVILGTMIPLNQLLAALVFIIAALTDFLDGQIARREHLVTNFGKFADPLADKMIVMSAFIMLVGVGDNNVAAWIAAIIVCRELAVTGLRLIIVQNNGTVVAADWSGKVKTFFEMISVIILLLNNAGFNNLNLPVGQFCLYIALIAAVYSGIEYFVKNRQVFADSF